A window of the Pecten maximus chromosome 19, xPecMax1.1, whole genome shotgun sequence genome harbors these coding sequences:
- the LOC117317891 gene encoding acetylcholine receptor subunit alpha-1-A-like isoform X1, with product MKIPRLVFNETHTSMTNEASQFSPYPGNPSDGLIGAYDTSIETALLEELFNSSTYNSFVRPSDIVNVTVRFTVLSLNELNIKSQTMHISGYLEVGWDDPRLSWSGLAAYSGILASTVNEDTVWYPPLSIVNSVNDLQILYDGITPVRMFPGGQMEWLPLRNFELHCDTNPMYYPFDTQNCPIAITVWTYTTSLVNLEAATGDVFNLDFYHENGEWEYVSSAVTTETVERAGHETLTLIIAPKFRRRPQFFVMNTIIPILLLAILNGFIFSLSVESGEKVGFVLTVLLAYAVYLTLVSDHIPTTSDNTSILSILVLMVLMMSVISVIVTIYVIRLSGRSDEVPISDTTRRLTQMMARSTFWGGCRRRKKQVHVEEDNTNGVDKTDVDNTPKRTPEKSWVQEISTPDDEWENLTWKEVADIIDHFCFVWYFIATTIVSGCCIILMLYGYNNYKT from the exons ATGAAAATCCCTCGTCTCGTTTTTAACGAAACGCACACAAGTATGACGAATGAAGCATCGCAGTTCTCGCCATATCCAGGGAATCCAAGTG ATGGGTTGATTGGTGCATATGATACATCGATAGAGACAGCTCTCCTTGAAGAACTGTTCAACTCATCAACGTATAATTCCTTTGTTCGACCCTCTGATATAGTCAATGTCACAGTTAGATTTACTGTGCTTTCACTCAACGAATTG AACATAAAATCCCAAACCATGCATATTTCAGGATATCTCGAGGTG GGATGGGATGACCCTCGTTTGTCTTGGTCCGGACTCGCTGCCTACTCTGGTATACTGGCCTCTACTGTAAATGAAGACACAGTTTGGTACCCGCCGCTATCTATCGTCAACTC AGTAAATGACCTACAGATATTATACGATGGCATTACACCCGTACGCATGTTTCCAGGTGGTCAAATGGAATGGCTTCCTCTCCGAAATTTTGAACTACACTGTGACACAAATCCAATGTACTATCCATTCGACACACAGAACTGTCCAATCGCCATCACAGTGTGGACATACACAACGTCTCTAGTCAATCTTGAGGCAGCAACGGGTGACGTTTTTAATTTGGATTTTTATCATGAAAACGGCGAGTGGGAGTACGTCAGTTCTGCAGTAACCACGGAAACGGTCGAGCGAGCTGGACACGAAACATTAACATTGATTATTGCTCCCAAATTCAGACGCCGCCCGCAATTTTTTGTGATGAATACGATAATACCTATTCTATTATTGGCCATTTTGAATGGATTTATTTTCTCACTAAGTGTAGAATCAGGAGAGAAAGTGGGATTTGTCCTCACTGTTCTGTTGGCTTATgctgtttaccttaccttggTATCCGATCACATCCCTACAACGTCAGACAACACGTCAATACTGA GTATCCTGGTGTTGATGGTCCTGATGATGTCAGTCATTTCCGTCATCGTTACGATCTACGTCATCAGGTTAAGTGGGCGCTCGGATGAAGTGCCGATATCGGATACAACTCGCAGACTTACTCAAATGATGGCACGCTCAACATTCTGGGGAGGATGTCGCCGCCGTAAGAAACAAGTGCATGTAGAGGAGGACAACACGAACGGCGTCGATAAGACAGATGTTGACAACACACCAAAACGGACACCTGAGAAGTCGTGGGTTCAAGAAATTTCTACACCTGATGATGAGTGGGAAAACCTGACATGGAAGGAAGTTGCAGATATCATtgatcatttttgttttgtttggtattttatagCTACTACCATAGTGAGTGGATGCTGTATAATTTTAATGTTGTATGGGTATAACAACTATAAAACTTAG
- the LOC117317850 gene encoding glyoxylate reductase/hydroxypyruvate reductase-like, translating into MRLEKITGVCRVITAFQFSSVSQSCNVRFICKMSTASSPPKVFVTRYVPPVGVEVLSQHCQVDQWNTQDPIPRGELLKRVQGIEGLYCLLTERIDKEVLDAAGPQLKVVCTMSVGYDHVDVAECRKRNIRVGFTPDVLTNATAELTVSLLLTTSRRLYEGIKAVREGKWGTWNPVWMCGQGVDGATVGILGLGRIGFAVAQRLKPFGVGKFLYTDSETKSYDSEVGAEHVDFDTLCRQSDFILGCCALTEENKGLFNKDAYCKMKKTAILINTSRGGLVNQEDLYVALSTGQILAAGLDVTVPEPLPLDSPLMKLDNCIVLPHIGSATEKSRAAMSELTGQNIVAALQGEKMPREVPY; encoded by the exons ATGAGGTTAGAAAAGATAACAGGCGTTTGTAGGGTCATCACCGCATTCCAGTTTTCTTCTGTTTCTCAAAGTTGCAACGTCAGATTTATCTGCAAGATGTCGACAGCCAGCTCTCCTCCCAAGGTATTTGTCACGCGCTACGTCCCGCCCGTGGGAGTAGAGGTGTTGTCGCAACATTGTCAAGTCGATCAATGGAACACACAAGACCCCATTCCCCGGGGCGAGTTACTAAAACGCGTGCAGGGCATTGAGGGTCTGTATTGTTTACTGACGGAACGCATTGATAAGGAGGTGTTGGATGCGGCAG GTCCTCAACTGAAAGTTGTATGTACCATGTCAGTAGGATACGATCATGTAGATGTGGCTGAATGTCGAAAAAGAAACATCAGAGTTGGTTTTACTCCGGACGTACTGACCAATGCCACCGCTGAGTTGACCGTCTCTCTTTTGTTGACCACCTCTCGAAGGCTGTATGAAG GAATAAAAGCGGTTCGTGAGGGAAAATGGGGAACATGGAACCCAGTTTGGATGTGTGGACAAGGAGTAGATGGTGCCACTGTGGGGATATTGGGGTTAGGGAGAATAGGATTTGCTGTCGCGCAGAGACTTAAGCCATTTGGTGTTGGAAAATTCTTGTACACTGACTCTGAAACCAAGTCATATGATTCAGAGGTGGGAGCGGAACATGTTGATTTTGACACGTTGTGTAGGCAGTCAGATTTCATATTGGGCTGTTGTGCTTTAACTGAGGAAAATAAAGGCTTGTTTAACAAAGACGCATACTGTAAGATGAAGAAGACGGCCATTTTGATCAATACGAGTCGAGGTGGTCTGGTCAATCAGGAGGATTTGTATGTGGCTCTGAGCACTGGTCAGATTTTGGCCGCTGGACTAGACGTAACTGTCCCTGAGCCTCTTCCTCTGGACAGCCCGCTGATGAAGCTGGACAACTGCATTGTGTTACCACATATAGGCAGTGCAACAGAGAAATCTAGGGCAGCTATGTCCGAGCTTACCGGTCAAAACATTGTTGCTGCTTTGCAGGGCGAGAAAATGCCACGCGAGGTTCCTTATTAG
- the LOC117317891 gene encoding acetylcholine receptor subunit alpha-1-A-like isoform X2 has product MAGQKWRLLWLVFSLQYGLIGAYDTSIETALLEELFNSSTYNSFVRPSDIVNVTVRFTVLSLNELNIKSQTMHISGYLEVGWDDPRLSWSGLAAYSGILASTVNEDTVWYPPLSIVNSVNDLQILYDGITPVRMFPGGQMEWLPLRNFELHCDTNPMYYPFDTQNCPIAITVWTYTTSLVNLEAATGDVFNLDFYHENGEWEYVSSAVTTETVERAGHETLTLIIAPKFRRRPQFFVMNTIIPILLLAILNGFIFSLSVESGEKVGFVLTVLLAYAVYLTLVSDHIPTTSDNTSILSILVLMVLMMSVISVIVTIYVIRLSGRSDEVPISDTTRRLTQMMARSTFWGGCRRRKKQVHVEEDNTNGVDKTDVDNTPKRTPEKSWVQEISTPDDEWENLTWKEVADIIDHFCFVWYFIATTIVSGCCIILMLYGYNNYKT; this is encoded by the exons ATGGCCGGACAGAAGTGGCGTCTCCTGTGGCTCGTATTTTccctacaat ATGGGTTGATTGGTGCATATGATACATCGATAGAGACAGCTCTCCTTGAAGAACTGTTCAACTCATCAACGTATAATTCCTTTGTTCGACCCTCTGATATAGTCAATGTCACAGTTAGATTTACTGTGCTTTCACTCAACGAATTG AACATAAAATCCCAAACCATGCATATTTCAGGATATCTCGAGGTG GGATGGGATGACCCTCGTTTGTCTTGGTCCGGACTCGCTGCCTACTCTGGTATACTGGCCTCTACTGTAAATGAAGACACAGTTTGGTACCCGCCGCTATCTATCGTCAACTC AGTAAATGACCTACAGATATTATACGATGGCATTACACCCGTACGCATGTTTCCAGGTGGTCAAATGGAATGGCTTCCTCTCCGAAATTTTGAACTACACTGTGACACAAATCCAATGTACTATCCATTCGACACACAGAACTGTCCAATCGCCATCACAGTGTGGACATACACAACGTCTCTAGTCAATCTTGAGGCAGCAACGGGTGACGTTTTTAATTTGGATTTTTATCATGAAAACGGCGAGTGGGAGTACGTCAGTTCTGCAGTAACCACGGAAACGGTCGAGCGAGCTGGACACGAAACATTAACATTGATTATTGCTCCCAAATTCAGACGCCGCCCGCAATTTTTTGTGATGAATACGATAATACCTATTCTATTATTGGCCATTTTGAATGGATTTATTTTCTCACTAAGTGTAGAATCAGGAGAGAAAGTGGGATTTGTCCTCACTGTTCTGTTGGCTTATgctgtttaccttaccttggTATCCGATCACATCCCTACAACGTCAGACAACACGTCAATACTGA GTATCCTGGTGTTGATGGTCCTGATGATGTCAGTCATTTCCGTCATCGTTACGATCTACGTCATCAGGTTAAGTGGGCGCTCGGATGAAGTGCCGATATCGGATACAACTCGCAGACTTACTCAAATGATGGCACGCTCAACATTCTGGGGAGGATGTCGCCGCCGTAAGAAACAAGTGCATGTAGAGGAGGACAACACGAACGGCGTCGATAAGACAGATGTTGACAACACACCAAAACGGACACCTGAGAAGTCGTGGGTTCAAGAAATTTCTACACCTGATGATGAGTGGGAAAACCTGACATGGAAGGAAGTTGCAGATATCATtgatcatttttgttttgtttggtattttatagCTACTACCATAGTGAGTGGATGCTGTATAATTTTAATGTTGTATGGGTATAACAACTATAAAACTTAG